From the genome of Deinococcus reticulitermitis:
CTGCGGCAGGCTGCTCAGGGAACCCGTGCCTGCGGCGTACGCCCCGGCGTAGGCGGCGCGGGCGGCTTGCAGGCTGGCCCGCAGGCCGTTCATCAGGGCGGTTCGCAGCGGCTCCATCGGGTCGGGGTCGGTCAGCAGCAGCCGCCCGGTCCGGATGGCCTCCGCCTGCGCTTTCAATTCGGCATCAGCAGAGTGCCGCAGCAGGGTCTGGAGTTTGTGCCAGTGGTCCATGCGCCGGGTGGCGAGTTCGGCTCGGGCGTCGGCCTCCTGACGCAGCGCGAGCAGCTCGGCGCTGGACTCGGCCATCTTCAGCAGCAGCTCCGGGCCGCTCAGCCCGCGCAGCGCCGCGAGTGGCCCCTCAGGCAGCCGCTCCGGCAGGGGCGCGTCGCCGCCCGAGGCGTTCACCCGGTCGGTCAGGGCTTTCACGTACGCGCCCGCCTGCGCCGCTTCCTGCCCTGCGTCGGGCTTCAGGCCGATGTCCTGGTACAGCTTGCGCACGGTCAGGAGTTGCCCCTTGGTCAGGGTAACGTTCTCCAGCCGGAACTCTGCCTTGCTCAGCGTGGAGGCGTCGAGCTGCTTGGCCTGCACCGGCGAACCGTTGACGCTCGCCCGCAGGTGCCCGGTCAGGGTCAGCAGGGTCAGGGCGGTGTCCACGGCGTCCTGCGGCCATCCGTAGGGCGTGCCCGTGAAGGTGCGGCGCACCTCCGTTCCCTTCTTGCCCGCCCCGATTTCACCCAGCACGGCCTTCACGACGGGATGCCTGGTGGGGTCGTCGTGAAAGCCCACGGCTTCCAGGGCGCTGTGGTTTTCCTGCCGGGCCTGCCGGTAGGCGGTCTCCCAGCGGGCGTGGTCGCCGTCCCCGAAGCGGGGGTAGAGGCGAGACACCGCCGCCTGAAGGGCCGTGGGCAGCGCCGAGCGCAGCGAACCTTCGATTTCCTGCCCGCCCGCCTGGAACACCTGCGCGCCGTCCACCGCCTGCGCGATCAGGCGCTCCACGTCGGCCTGCGCGTTGTTGCGGCGCGTCAGCATGGCGGTCCTGGCCTCCTGCGCTTCAGGCGTGGTCACGGTCGGGCGGGCGCTGAGCACTTCGGTCGCCGCGAGCCAGGTGGTCAGGTGCTCTTTGAGTTCTGCGCGGCGGGGCTCCGGAACGTACACGAATACGGTGGGCGCGTCGCTGCCGGCCGCGAGGGCATCCTGACGCACCTCCTGCACCGAGGCCGTCCAGCCGGGCCGCACCCACACGGGCACGTTTCCACTCGCGGAGCCACTCCCGGAGCCACTCCCAGGGGTGGGGGCGTCGTACACGAGTTCCGCCCTGCGGGGCGTCTTGCTCGCGCCCTGGCTGATGGTTAGCTGGCCTTTCGTGACCGTGTCCATGGCCTTTCTCAGCAGGGCCTCGCGTTCCTGCACCTGGCGCACCTCGTCGTCTTGCAGGGCGTTCAGGGCGCTGCGGAAGGCACTCTCCCACTCGCCGCCCTCCTTGGTCTGGAGGCGGTAGTCCTGGCCGGTCTGCATCACGATGCCCTGGTTGACCATCTCCCTCAGCAGCTCGGGCAGCCGCGCGCGCAGGCCGCCGCTCCCGGCTCCCAGGTCCTCGATCAGCAGGTCGGCCAGCGTGCCCTCGGTGGGGCGCACGCCCAGGCGCGAGTCGATCTTCGAGAGGATGAACAGCAGCTGCGCCACCCGCTGCCTCAGTCTTCCCTGCTCGGTGCCGTCGTCCAGGCGTTCGATCAGCGTGTAGGTGTCGTCCAGCAGGACCGAGGTGCTCCGCAGGTGCCCGGCCAGCGGGCGGTACACGAAGTCGGCCCCCACCACGTGCCCGACGGAGCGCTCCGCGACCGCCTGGGACGCCTCGTGGGTAATCCGCAACTGGCTGCGCAGCTGCCCGGTGCTGCCCGCCCGGTCAATGGCCCGCAGGAACTCCTCCCACAGCCGCCGCCGCGTCGGCAGGATCGGGTAGTCGGGAGCGAGGACCGCGTGGTCTCCCTCCTGCGCGGAGAGCTTGCTGCCGCTGAGGTGCCGGGCAATCTCGCCGCTGGCTCCCTCCAGCGCGGCGGTCAGGGCGGGCAGGTGCTGCGGTTCCTTGCGCAAAATCACCTTGCGCACCACCTGATCGACGTCGGTGCTGCTCAGCTCGACCGGCATGGGAAAGCGGTCCTTGATCTTCGCGAGCTGCGGCGTGGCCCCCATCGCCGACTGCCCGGTCGCCACCAGCAGCAGGCGGCCCCCGAAGCGCTTGGTGACGGTCTCCGCGAGCCGGGCCACCTGGTCCACCCGGTCGCGGCTGTCCCCGATGTACTGCTGCACCTCGTCGAGCACCACCAGCGTGCAGGGCATCCGGCCCGCCTTCTGACTCCTGAGTGCCATCAGGTCTTCCGCGACGCGGATCAGTTCGTCCTCGCTGAGGTCACCCGGCTTCGGGAATTGCAGCCGCAGCAGCTCGCGCACCGTGGCGTGGTCGTCGTAGCCGGGCACGTGCTTCTGGATGGCCGCCGCGAGGGGCTGCGAGAGGTACATGTTTCCCAGCGCAAAGCGCCACGTCTCGCTCGACGCCTCCACCTCGGCCCGCACGGCCTCGTACGCGCCCTTGTGCATCAGCCACATCACCAGCCGCCCCTGCTGGTACTCCGCCGGGAGGCCCGCGGCGCGCAGCAGGATGCGGGCGAAGGCGAGGCGCACGGCCCCCTCGACCTCGGCGCCCAGCGTGCCCGACGCGGCCCACAGCCCGCCCTCACGGCGGCCCACCGTCGTCAGTTCCCGCAGAAGGTCGTGCACGTCCTGCGGCATCGTGACCAGC
Proteins encoded in this window:
- the brxC gene encoding BREX system P-loop protein BrxC, giving the protein MPQADLPHPDLTNADVFHRNPQTFIIPNNGVTTLSAPDDDKEWSVLRWELESFVCEGQYADGLRRLLGTYLGRVNEAEQPGWWVSGFYGSGKSHFVRVLEHLWADTLFPDGSTARELVTMPQDVHDLLRELTTVGRREGGLWAASGTLGAEVEGAVRLAFARILLRAAGLPAEYQQGRLVMWLMHKGAYEAVRAEVEASSETWRFALGNMYLSQPLAAAIQKHVPGYDDHATVRELLRLQFPKPGDLSEDELIRVAEDLMALRSQKAGRMPCTLVVLDEVQQYIGDSRDRVDQVARLAETVTKRFGGRLLLVATGQSAMGATPQLAKIKDRFPMPVELSSTDVDQVVRKVILRKEPQHLPALTAALEGASGEIARHLSGSKLSAQEGDHAVLAPDYPILPTRRRLWEEFLRAIDRAGSTGQLRSQLRITHEASQAVAERSVGHVVGADFVYRPLAGHLRSTSVLLDDTYTLIERLDDGTEQGRLRQRVAQLLFILSKIDSRLGVRPTEGTLADLLIEDLGAGSGGLRARLPELLREMVNQGIVMQTGQDYRLQTKEGGEWESAFRSALNALQDDEVRQVQEREALLRKAMDTVTKGQLTISQGASKTPRRAELVYDAPTPGSGSGSGSASGNVPVWVRPGWTASVQEVRQDALAAGSDAPTVFVYVPEPRRAELKEHLTTWLAATEVLSARPTVTTPEAQEARTAMLTRRNNAQADVERLIAQAVDGAQVFQAGGQEIEGSLRSALPTALQAAVSRLYPRFGDGDHARWETAYRQARQENHSALEAVGFHDDPTRHPVVKAVLGEIGAGKKGTEVRRTFTGTPYGWPQDAVDTALTLLTLTGHLRASVNGSPVQAKQLDASTLSKAEFRLENVTLTKGQLLTVRKLYQDIGLKPDAGQEAAQAGAYVKALTDRVNASGGDAPLPERLPEGPLAALRGLSGPELLLKMAESSAELLALRQEADARAELATRRMDHWHKLQTLLRHSADAELKAQAEAIRTGRLLLTDPDPMEPLRTALMNGLRASLQAARAAYAGAYAAGTGSLSSLPQWAALSPQEQAGWLTREGLSEPTEEKFSGITDIVAALDRRSLTEWHATTEALPTRFDRVRQAFLKSLEPAAKWLRPPGATLKTAGDVDAYVSALRAQLMGIVEGGQPVIVQGE